TGGCAGAACAAAGCGTCCATTAGCAAACTGGAAGGTCATCTTTTTATTGTTGTCTGAATCTTGAGGCAGATCGTAGGTTGTATCAAGAAGGACATAAGTGTTCTTCTCTAACTGTCTTCTTCCCTTGAATATTAGCTTTCTTCCCTGGCTTACTTGAACAGTGAAGTCCTTCCTATTGAAACCTTCATACCAAAATTAACCAAAAGGTCATAAGCTATTAAAGAAACTaaacaagaagaaacaaaacattCAATTCATCATTAGGCTtcctgcatgcatgcatatatatatatatatatatattagaagtaGTAAGAGATATatagagacagagagagagagagagacctggAAGATTCACTTTAAGAAGGTAATTGGAACCTTCATCAGACAGTTCAAAGTTTGGGGAAAAGGTTATAATGGTTGGTGGGAGGGTTTCCATTTTTCTATCCATGGCCATGAATATAAGATATTAGTTTGCAAGGTTTTGATGAATGCAAGGCTAGCTTGTGTGGATGGCcggggatatatatatatatgtgtgtgtgtgtgaagttgtatatatatatatatatatgtgcatgaaGAGGTTGAATAATGTGGGGGGTGTTATGTTCCAAACTTTTCTTGGATGGtgttttttctttcatgttgAATGGGAGGCAAAGATAACATTCTTTGCTTTTTTGAGACGTTTTAAAAGAAGTCTTGTATAACTATAAGCATGCTTTGGAGTACCATCTGTGCCAATTTGTGTTTGCTTGGCAAGATAATGCTATATGCTCatccttaataaaaaaataaaaaaaataaaaaaataaaaaaatttaaaaattttaaaaaacaaatgcatagtagtatatatatatatttttttatggtgtACATATCAAAATGGTttctctattttgtgtttttcacctttttaatccctctaatataaaatccgttcATTTAGTCCTCGTATTagcacattttcatcttttagcTGTAAAATCCTCTTTTTTTATCCTTatatttacacatttttattatatttggtCCCTTTAGTTCATCAGCTAGAAGGACAGAAAGGCAGATCTGTCAATTTGATggaccaaaagaaaaacaaaaactaaaaagacaaaaaatataaaatagaagaaccattttgatattttaacttttttattgatgaaattaattaaaaagacagAGTCCAAGATAggagtttgtatatatatatattaatggctATAGTAAAAGggtttaagtatatatatatatatatatattaatggctATAGTAAAAGGGTTTAAGTATCtccaagaagagaaagaatatctaaaaaggaaacaaaaatattCAGGGCATACAATAAATTCTTGCACGTtcatataggttttttttaaggtagtaaatcataacataaaaggaaattaatgaaaataattattgggACTTAGTGATTTGTTTtatgatttatcaaaaaaaaaaaatgttttatctAAATAGCTTTTTTGTCatattgaaacttttttttattcatgacATGCCATTtatgttcaaataaaaatagcagcaagaattattttaaatactttttttgttatattacaaACAATTTCTCCCCAAATTATGGGcagttaaaaaattttcatttttatttctttgatcatttgcttttcttcttcctttgcaatgttatcaatttattaattaaattttattataaccacaaccatataaaagaattatcatttaaactaattttcatatatttttacagCTGTTACAATgttagtctatatatatatatatatatatatatccttataatttgattgatctagttttcatatttactaaaattatatatatatatatatatatatatctcttcaaAATGTCACCCAttacaattttaatatatatacatgtacttCCACTTTTAGCAATATAGATGATTGCCCTAGcttaatataaatacataaaataatacatgatatatatatttgatcaaTAACAACAAAGTAAAACATGAGGACCAATGTCCAGTCTGTAAGAATGAGGTTTAAAACTACAACATAACACGTGCTCTTTTTTAGTGTCTAATTGCAGTGGACTGCCTCAAAGGTGTGGGTGTGGACACCTCCTGTGTACATTTTGAGCTCAGTGGAGGAGTTTTTGCATTTGTTCATGCAAattttgatgatgataaaaggacgaaaaacataaaatagaaagactattttgaattttttttctttcatatgagtttcaattaattatattaattaatctatCTGCGAATCAAGTAACTCATTGTCTTGCTAGATCTTCCATTTCGAATTGGAATATAATGGAAATGAAGACCACCCCCTCCATCTTTCGTTGTACAGCTTTTACATCCAATGGCATgagatgttttattttcaaaaattatgattttacattaattttaatatagactaagtaattaaatttttattagtaaaataaaaacacaaaataagttacatcaaaaaagaaaaaaaaaagttctaccttataatttatttattctatgaAAGTTATCAGTTACATGTGATATTGATAAGTTCAAATATACATTGATAGcagaactaaaaaataaaaatacatgtagcaaaactatatatatagtgtATGCGTTTTTTGGGGATGCCCCCAGAAAACAAATCTATGAATATTTTCACAACAACCATTAGATCACATATCTAATGGttgttgtttcatttttaaCTCCAGAAATATAGTTAGTGATGCTAACCCCGGGGttaattagttttataataaaacaacaaccGTTAGATTGTGGATGTTTCTAGTTAGATTACCggtcatcatatatatatatatatatattgtgtctCATCCCTTATggatatttttcttataatttttgtcaaattttCCTGAAATTGGTGAGCCAAATGTGGTTCAACcacattatattaaaaaagtaataagaaaaaaatatccatGCAACATTTAATCATTCAGTTGAGAGCTTGAGATTAATAAATCTAAATATATTCACAGCTTAAATTCAAATCCTTGTTTTTccatacaaatataaattaatcattaatATCTCATgcatacaatatatataattgcatgGATTGCATGCATGATGAGTACATAACCAACTCATTTCCCTGCTGTCTTGAGTTTATGAGACACATAAAAACCAACAGAAAAAGCCACAAAAGCAACAGAAATAACCTTCCTGTTCCTATTCATTCTCTCCAACAAACAATCCACCACTCCATGCTCCAACCAGCAAACCTTTGAACTCTCACAATATTTCTCACTAGTCTTCATCACTTTCtcttcatccttcttctttttctcatgaTCATCATGATCACCTTTCTGACCATCATGATCTGCAGGAATTAagttttgttcttgtttctgttgttgttgttgttgttgttgttgatcatTAGATGAAGATGATGGTTTCTTTTGATCTTGAGAAACTTTTCTAGGGATGACCAAAGTGAGACATTCATGATCAAACTTTCCAGTGATCTTGTCATGGTCTGAATCTTTTGGGACATTGTATGTTTGATCCAAGGCCATGAACTTGTTCTCTTCTAATTGTTTCTTTCCTTTCACTGTTAGTTTCCCTTGATGGTCTATTTGAACAGTGAACTCCTCCTTCTTGaaaccttcatatatatatatatatataacacgaCAAACATATTAAGAAGAGATTAGCTTAAATATTGGCATGTTGAggttttgttatattattaatgtgaaatttttattcatccacatttctcaaaataaaaaaataatttataaatttgttgaaGGGCCGCATATATATGTAAACTCAATTTAATTTGTTagtgatatatatagatatatattatatacattttaTAGGAGTGTAtataagggaaaaaaagaacCTGTATTGAAAAAGAGTGTAACATGTGTGTATAGAAACAAGAATACAagaaaattcattaaataaattgatcactcttatttttcatatttttgatattttttagtAAAACTGAAAATTGTTTAGCATGAACTCTTTGctttagaaaataattaaatcatgtaAATCACTATTACATGAAAAAGAgggaaatgaaattaaataaatgaaaacgcCATCATTTACATATATAGGGGGCAAAAATAAGGGTGCTATATAAAAACCTGGAAGAAAAACTCTGAGGGTGTAATTGCCAGGTTCCACATTCCAATCAGAGTTTGGATgaaaaatttcataacatggttGAACTCTTCTCTTTCCTTTGGTATCCATTTAATTAGAAGATAGTTTTTGGTTTCTAAAACTTAGAAGATGGTTTTGAATGAATTGTTTTAgagtatatatatgataatatatcTACACGTCAAATTAAGAGGGATTGCATTCAAATTTGGGTAGTTATTATATTCCAAACTTATCTTGCATTGCATTGTTACATTGCATGgtgtctctctctttcttggtTGGGTTTCATACTTTCAATGAAACAGGGCAAATATATTCTTTGCCGTGCTTGTAGAGTTTGGGAGTAGTATGTTTCAAAAGTAACATACTCTCCTTAATTACTTATGActttgggtttttattttatatatcaagAAAAATGGCTGATTATTAATATAtccatataaaataatatttgcttatatactgTTTATGAAtcatcattattttaattatttatcacttaactaaaaaaatcttctagaaaaatcaaaatgtaTGCACAAATCAGCCCATTAAAACTCAAACTCAAGATCTCTTAAATGTCTTACGCTCACTTGTAGCAAAAGAGTTGATACCTATGAACTACGAGTGCTTTGGttaattccatatatatatacatatatagactTTGTTGGTGTTGTATTACACCAACAAAGCCAGAATTAGTACAAACTATGCAAATCTATtcaaattcaaccaaaccataattctctcttttttccaattttttttttttttgggaaaatacAAAGACCATATACCCCTTGaattattttacaaacaaaGATTTTACAATTTTGAACATAAAAAGCATTCTTTTGAAGGATTAATCTACAAGAGTAAATATTTCTGAAACAACATAATTCCAAGAAGGACACATACAATGCTGCCTCTTTATAAtctaagatgatgatgatgatgacatgcATCAATATCCTCCTCTTTGAGCACTCCCAATGTTAATTTCACGGTAACGAGTTTGGTGCTCCCATTGCTGCAGCAATTTGGTGAACTGCATGAGATTCACAAACTCTTTTCAGCAGATACATAGCAGTGTACCATTTGATAAAGGCATAATAACCATGCAAATCCATGGTTGCCTTCACTAGCTCTATGTcatgttctatatatatataaatatatatatatatatatagagagagagagagagagaaaaagagagagaaccTGTGAAGCCTTTAAGTCCAATTCATCCCATTCTGAGCATGGGTTAGTTCCCTCAACTATTCCAGCACCAGCATAAATCAGTGTGCTAAAGCCCTGCCACCCAATTTCAAGTTAACTGACTGTTTCCTTAATCGCCGTGAATGGTTTCATCAATGATATAATTGTAAAACAATTCTTGTTTCATAAGGACAAGAAGCCAATATCAAATGTCAATGCATTCACCTAAACATGATATAATTTTTGAAGCAGGATgtgtaaaagaaacaaaatgaagaTTTTGTGATAATTCATATCATGCGGAGCAGATAGCAGAGGCAAGGAGTACAGCATTATGCTTGCTTACCTTCCCCACTAGAGCTGATCTTATTCCCACAGCGAATTCACTCTCTCTTCCTCCAAACCATCCAACAGGTCCAGCGTACATTCCTCGATCAAACATTTCTAACACATTTTTAAGGAAAGGAAATGCTCACATTAGATTGAAAATTATCCTCAACTAACCAAGTCAACCTGCAAAATAATAGAAGTTTATTTCTGCAAAAATTTATACTTTGAATAGCCAGGCAAGCAGACACTCAAATCAAAAGCATGCATCAACAATCGATAAATGCTAGCATTAATAAGCATATTAACTGTTCCCTTCTCTAGTTAATAATTTGCTAATTCGCATCTTCCCAGATTTCTATCATTAGTTTCTCAACTTCAAACCCACAAGCTGAAAGCCAAAATCTGCTGTCAAAGCTGTATATATCTGAATATAAATACTTAAGATTGTTAACAAGGCAATCGTAAATATATAACACAATACAtaccattattttttatgaactgGCGGGCTTCTTCCATGGGCAAGCCACAAACTGCAGGACTTGGGTGAAGTGAAGCCAGGATGGCAAACTGCAGAAgaacaagaaattaaaaaattcttcaacCAAACCACAAACTGCTTCCAagtacaaaaggaaaaaaataaaacaaactacAAAGATGGTTCATGGTTGTTAGCAGAAATTTGCACTGGTGATCCATGTAAATTTACCTCATCGTCTTCGCTCATTAGTCTCCCAGATAGTTGAGCACAAAGATGTTGTACTCTAGGAAGCTTTCGAAGTGCTTTGCTCGGTTCAACCAGCACTTCATCACAAATACTCTGCACAAGGATTTTCTTGACACATGAGCTAAGTAGGCACAAACCTGGCTCAGCTTTTATGGAATTTAGGCATAAAACAAAGGGCTTGAAGTACGAGGTCCCATGCATGGTTATGACAGTGTAAAACCATAATGTGCAAGATACTTTGAAAAATCAACTTACCTCAAGCTTTCTTCTAATGCTCTCTCGCACTATTGTGAACTCTATATGATCTTTAGGACTGCAATAAAAAGAACCGTCTTATCAATCCATAACAACTGGATGCTACACATAAGAGAGAATTATGCAGAAAGCAGATTGATGAAGATGGGATCTGCATAAGCTGATTAAGAAATGCAAGGTGGGTAGGAAGCTGGCAAATGCTTCTAACTCTTCTTCCCACAAACTAATTATCCATTAACAATAATGACCTCAGATATAATGCCTAAACCAAAAAGGAAAGACATGAGCCTGTACACAAATGACAACATAATTATGAGTTTAGACATTGTAGCTGAAAATAAACTTATAACCAGAACAATTCTCTTTTCCCAATTATGAATGACATTATACTGAAAAAAATGCTCACCAGGTACGGCACAAATCTATCACATAAAATACAAGCTTTATCAGGGTAACTATTGAGATTCTAGTTATGGCATGAGCACTCAGGGTATCAGCTGTTGTACAATGTTGGGGCACATGCATGCATCCGTTAACAATAGGGTACAGAACGAAAAGGAGTACAATGCAAGCTACATCAAACTGATCTTACAAATTCACTGATGTTGTCTTCTTCATAAAGATATTTAGCAATATGATGTTTTTCTCCCACAATGTGCACATGTGACAGTATTTGTGAATTTTCTcctaataatatttaagatggACAGTAAGACTTCCTTAATCATGCCTGGAAACAGGTGTTCAAAGATCAATTGTTTGTGTCAGAggctaatcaaaacaataattttgcaCCTAGAAGGTTCTGCGAGCATTGAGTCACTTGTGTTTTGATTTCATGTAGATGtgaacattttttatttctttttggcaAATGAGGACACCCaccaattatttccaaaaagaattaattatttatctatttgcaACAGTTAAGTTCAGAGAAAGAACATCATAAAGCATGAAGGCATCAAGGATTAGGGGAAAATAAACCTGAAGAGTAATTCTCGTCCAATTTGAAggtcttcatctttgtttaagCTCCTTGCACGAGTGCCAGCTAAAGCCTCACTTGAAATATTGAGGTATTTTCGGTGAAATAGTTGCTCTGGCTATTCAGAAAATTTGTATAAAATCCAGCACTTAGTTAGATAATAGTCATTTGGTTTCATCTCTACAATTTATGTATATGCATAAAACTAATCAATGTATAccacagaaagaaagaaaagctaTTTCAATTTCTACGTAGgccattttcttttttgtcaaAATGTAAATAAGCCATATTCATAGTTGTCAAAGGCGCGCCTCGGGCTCCTCAGGCTCAAGGCTCAACAGATTGCGCCTTTATAGATGTCAGGCGGGCACTGTTACAAAGGCGCGCGCCTCTGAGCCTAGGCACAAGGCTCAAGGCGTGGGCCTAGGCGCGCCTTCGTAACATCAACaaatttatttggttatttttaaaatatttagtttaactTTTAATCTTATTCACACATCtttgatgattaaaaataaaagaggccAACATACAATCAGAGCCGTTTAAAATTAGGGTGGTTAACACACAACCAACCAAGTAGAATCAAGACCTTATCTCTCCTCTTCGGGCCAATCCACTATTTAGATGAAGagaatgataaatttgaagagGAAATTGATGATGTTGGATGATAATggatttgatgattttgatgatagtcactaaaatctaaattttattatacaaGTTAGGATTTGGACTATATACATGcattatatcatattattgcattttgtattatacatttgaagattatttttcatgttattatgtacgttttttttttctaatgtctgATCGTCTTCTATGATATTAATCTTTAGaacattttaaaactttaatacaaattaatctTGAGTacaaatatttctaatttttcaattttctttagtGGAAACTAGTGCGCCTAGTGTTAATCGGGATCGCGCCTGCGCCTTGCGCCTAGGCCCCAGGACCCCCTTGCGCCTAGATGCGCCTTGCACCTGTGACAACCTTGGCCATATTCTTTGAGTATCAAAAGGTATAATTAAGTCGGATAAACAAGATTCAGACATATGCCGTATCTGGTCTGACTGAAATGTGGATGTAAGGAGTAGAAGGAATTCTTTAATATTACAAAGTGGGTGAGCAATCTACACTGAGAAAAGAAAAGCTAATTTGGAGCACCAGAAATGCGCAATTAACTgtcaatgtgaaaaataatgaaGCAAGCTATAAAAAGTATAGTTGGAGTAGAGGAGTCTCAGCTATGTCCTTAACCTAGAGCAACTTAGACAACATTTAAAATGACccttgttgatgatgaacctAGAAAAATCTTAAGAAAAACCATCAGAAATATTACAATCTAACATATGTTCATTCATGTTTGTTGCATAAGGAAAAGCATCTGCATTAAATGGCCAACATACAGTGTTTCCAATAAATGCAGGTGCATCAGGTGGCTGAATGTAGAATTGGTAGGCATTTTCCCCTTCAACCTAGTTATGGATGGCAAAAATTAGATAACGTTCAATCAGAAATTTCATTATGAATAAATGGCAAAGCATTGGTAACAAAAAATCCCACCTGCAAACAAGATAACAGAGTTACAGGATCAATGCAAGTGTCAGTAACATATGTACTACACCGAGCTAGCACAACCTATTCAAGATTCAAGAGATCAGTGAAGAAAATCCAATGGTAAACAAGAATAACtgtcagagaaaaaaaaaacaacacttcACTATGGGGAAAGAAATAGAACAAACTAAGAAAACACCACTCATGTACCCCATCTAATAGcaaaaaacaattatcctatAATAAGAACTTAATCAAGCAGGTCTGTttaataaaagagaagaagacaTACCTTCACTAGCTCAGAGTCTCTGCTGCGTATTATTTGCAGAGCCTTCTTAACTGAAGTATTCCAAGATGCTTTGGTTGGCACATGATTCCAACTAATAATGGTTGTTTGAGGGACTTCTGTTGTTGATTTATGGAAGTAAGGGGAGATCTGCATAAGCAGCAAATTGCAGTTCATAAAGAAAAATGGAGAAGCAAGATGCAGCATTAATCAAATAGAGACCTGATGCATTGTCACTTGAAGCCCATCTACTGCATTCTTCCATGTCCAAAGAAGAGAGTCATCCCATGCAATTGTTGTAGCAAGTATTGAGCTTTCTTCAAGTTCATCAAACTCAACCTGTCATTCAATAATTCTAATAGCAGGGAGTTAGAGTACTAAGTAGTAGATTTCTTTTTGGGGATGCTGAGGACGACCTACCTGTGGGACAGTAAAATAAAACGAACCGAAATCCTTCCACTCAGAAGAAATATTTGCCCTCGCATCAAACCGGATGGCACCGTATGCACGGATCAGGGGGCAATCCTTAGAGAGAAATCTTCACAAAGCAATAAAAAGGAAGCCATGTTATATTAGCATCCATCAATACAGTCACATTGAAACAACAATCAAAACTTAGTGTCATAACTAGAACTGCTTTAGTGTTTTAAACAGTTGAAATGAGTTCATCCACATTCCAGTTTCTGGGAACTAATCTAATCACCTACAAGCGAACATGCCAGAGACTTATAACAAGTGGCAGTAGAATCAAGCATATGTAGAGCAACAGGTGCACAAATTATGACTGGATCGCCACTATTTCAACCATTGGCTAAACATAAACACATTCATCTAATAAGATCCATAATAACCACATTTTGACTATAGGTTGCACATGAATATTACCGAAATTGCATAATCTTCCACCTGATTCACATCTATGGTCACCATTATCCagtcatatatatatgaaacaccTTCTGACTATAAAATTGAATCATAAAATATCACATAAATTACCTAAATTTACAACCAGGACATGACTATGATCACCATTaccaaaacatatatatatatattaaagcatactttttttttttatgagattcatgaaaaagaaaagaccTTCGAATGCATTTCCAGTCTTGAAAAGCAAAGGGATCGATCCCCTGGAAGAAAACAGCAGAGCCCACACCAGCAACACCAACCAAATCCCGCCCTGAATTACTCCAAACCCCACCACCATTAACAAGAGAGAAGCTCGGATCCATCCTCTGCCCTCTTCCAGAGAAGAAGCATCGCGGCAGATGGCTCTGCGCGTGCAGCCAATCAATAGCATTCGCCTTCTTCCGTATTGGAACCTGGATCTCCGATCAAAATATCcgaaaaatagatttaaaaaaaaaaacaacaatcaaaagTCCGAGAAATGTGACATTTTGGATACCAATTCCAGATTCCACAAACCCTAATTTAGTTGTGAGTTTTCCCCGCGCTCCCGCCAAATTCTCACAAAACAGTTATACTACTAAgtactaaaataataataataaataaatatataataccaaaaaaaaaaagcaaaaaagagagagaaattaaaattgtcaattttaaCCAGCtctcaatttttataaattacaaaaaaaaaaaaattttgataaatgaaATTCATGTTAATTAAAAGTGaagctcaaataaataaataaataaataaatcaattaaataaatggCTTACGATGGCAAAGAGGAAAAGAAGGGAGGGAGAACAGAGATGGCGGTTTATATACCTCGAGGCGAATGATGCCAGAGGGGGAGCACGGAGGAGGTTCAGCCTTGAGG
The Dioscorea cayenensis subsp. rotundata cultivar TDr96_F1 unplaced genomic scaffold, TDr96_F1_v2_PseudoChromosome.rev07_lg8_w22 25.fasta BLBR01000479.1, whole genome shotgun sequence DNA segment above includes these coding regions:
- the LOC120254527 gene encoding isochorismate synthase 2, chloroplastic isoform X3 — translated: MARSAVAPDSISARLLHPTSSSALKQRYWYRTCSLSMNGCKAAPERALGLCETRTLPAVSAPETALSELQAAVFSLKAEPPPCSPSGIIRLEVPIRKKANAIDWLHAQSHLPRCFFSGRGQRMDPSFSLVNGGGVWSNSGRDLVGVAGVGSAVFFQGIDPFAFQDWKCIRRFLSKDCPLIRAYGAIRFDARANISSEWKDFGSFYFTVPQVEFDELEESSILATTIAWDDSLLWTWKNAVDGLQVTMHQISPYFHKSTTEVPQTTIISWNHVPTKASWNTSVKKALQIIRSRDSELVKVVLARCSTYVTDTCIDPVTLLSCLQVEGENAYQFYIQPPDAPAFIGNTPEQLFHRKYLNISSEALAGTRARSLNKDEDLQIGRELLFSPKDHIEFTIVRESIRRKLESICDEVLVEPSKALRKLPRVQHLCAQLSGRLMSEDDEFAILASLHPSPAVCGLPMEEARQFIKNNEMFDRGMYAGPVGWFGGRESEFAVGIRSALVGKGFSTLIYAGAGIVEGTNPCSEWDELDLKASQFTKLLQQWEHQTRYREINIGSAQRGGY
- the LOC120254527 gene encoding isochorismate synthase 2, chloroplastic isoform X1 yields the protein MARSAVAPDSISARLLHPTSSSALKQRYWYRTCSLSMNGCKAAPERALGLCETRTLPAVSAPETALSELQAAVFSLKAEPPPCSPSGIIRLEIQVPIRKKANAIDWLHAQSHLPRCFFSGRGQRMDPSFSLVNGGGVWSNSGRDLVGVAGVGSAVFFQGIDPFAFQDWKCIRRFLSKDCPLIRAYGAIRFDARANISSEWKDFGSFYFTVPQVEFDELEESSILATTIAWDDSLLWTWKNAVDGLQVTMHQISPYFHKSTTEVPQTTIISWNHVPTKASWNTSVKKALQIIRSRDSELVKVVLARCSTYVTDTCIDPVTLLSCLQVEGENAYQFYIQPPDAPAFIGNTPEQLFHRKYLNISSEALAGTRARSLNKDEDLQIGRELLFSPKDHIEFTIVRESIRRKLESICDEVLVEPSKALRKLPRVQHLCAQLSGRLMSEDDEFAILASLHPSPAVCGLPMEEARQFIKNNEMFDRGMYAGPVGWFGGRESEFAVGIRSALVGKGFSTLIYAGAGIVEGTNPCSEWDELDLKASQFTKLLQQWEHQTRYREINIGSAQRGGY
- the LOC120254527 gene encoding isochorismate synthase 2, chloroplastic isoform X2 — translated: MARSAVAPDSISARLLHPTSSSALKRYWYRTCSLSMNGCKAAPERALGLCETRTLPAVSAPETALSELQAAVFSLKAEPPPCSPSGIIRLEIQVPIRKKANAIDWLHAQSHLPRCFFSGRGQRMDPSFSLVNGGGVWSNSGRDLVGVAGVGSAVFFQGIDPFAFQDWKCIRRFLSKDCPLIRAYGAIRFDARANISSEWKDFGSFYFTVPQVEFDELEESSILATTIAWDDSLLWTWKNAVDGLQVTMHQISPYFHKSTTEVPQTTIISWNHVPTKASWNTSVKKALQIIRSRDSELVKVVLARCSTYVTDTCIDPVTLLSCLQVEGENAYQFYIQPPDAPAFIGNTPEQLFHRKYLNISSEALAGTRARSLNKDEDLQIGRELLFSPKDHIEFTIVRESIRRKLESICDEVLVEPSKALRKLPRVQHLCAQLSGRLMSEDDEFAILASLHPSPAVCGLPMEEARQFIKNNEMFDRGMYAGPVGWFGGRESEFAVGIRSALVGKGFSTLIYAGAGIVEGTNPCSEWDELDLKASQFTKLLQQWEHQTRYREINIGSAQRGGY